A single genomic interval of Vulpes vulpes isolate BD-2025 chromosome 3, VulVul3, whole genome shotgun sequence harbors:
- the LOC140598179 gene encoding uncharacterized protein, with product MTNQYSILFKQEQAHDDAIWSVAWGTNKKENSETVVTGSLDDLVKVWKWCDERLDLQWSLEGHQLGVVSVDISHTLPIAASSSLDAHIRLWDLDNGKQIKSIDAGPVDAWTLAFSPDSQYLATGTHVGKVNIFGVESGKKEYSLDTRGKFILSIAYSPDGKYLASGAIDGIINIFDIATGKLHTLEGHAMPIRSLTFSPDSQLLVTASDDGYIKIYDVQHANLAGMLSGHASWVLNVAFCPDDTHFVSSSSDKSVKVWDVGTRTCVHTFFDHQDQVWGVKYNGNGSKIVSVGDDQEIHVYDCPV from the coding sequence ATGACCAACCAGTACAGTATTCTCTTCAAACAAGAACAAGCCCATGATGATGCCATTTGGTCGGTTGCCTGGGggacaaacaagaaagaaaactctgagaCGGTGGTTACGGGGTCCCTGGATGACCTGGTGAAAGTCTGGAAGTGGTGTGATGAGAGACTGGACCTACAGTGGAGTCTAGAGGGACATCAACTGGGCGTGGTGTCTGTGGACATCAGCCATACGCTGCCCATCGCTGCATCCAGTTCTCTTGACGCTCATATTCGTCTCTGGGACTTGGATAATGGCAAACAGATAAAATCTATAGATGCAGGACCAGTGGATGCCTGGACTTTGGCCTTTTCTCCTGATTCCCAGTATCTGGCCACAGGAACTCATGTGGGGAAAGTGAACATTTTTGGTGTGGAAAGTGGGAAAAAGGAATATTCTCTGGACACGAGAGGAAAATTCATTCTTAGTATTGCATATAGCCCTGATGGGAAATATCTGGCCAGTGGAGCCATAGATGGGATCATCAATATTTTTGATATTGCAACTGGAAAACTGCACACGCTGGAAGGCCATGCTATGCCTATCCGTTCCCTGACATTCTCCCCGGATTCTCAGCTCCTGGTCACTGCATCAGATGATGGCTACATCAAGATCTATGATGTACAACATGCCAATTTGGCTGGCATGCTGAGTGGCCATGCATCATGGGTGCTGAATGTTGCATTTTGTCCTGACGACACCCACTTTGTGTCCAGTTCATCTGATAAAAGTGTGAAAGTTTGGGATGTTGGAACAAGAACCTGTGTTCACACCTTCTTCGATCACCAGGATCAGGTCTGGGGAGTAAAGTACAATGGAAATGGCTCAAAGATTGTGTCCGTGGGTGATGACCAGGAAATCCACGTCTATGATTGCCCCGTGTAA